The genomic stretch CCCTGCCCCGTCCCGCCCTACCCCGTCCTGCCCCGCCCCGTCCTGCCCACGCCTTTGTCCTTAGCATTCGGCGTGCCGATGCCCCTGGAGCCCTCCATCTCCTGTCATTTCAACCCGTTACCTCTCGGCATGGGCATGAAGGGAGGGGCCCTGAATCCAGGCTCCGGAAAAATCTCCCGTGCATCCATCCCGCCCTGGAAAAAGAGGGAGCCGTCCCCGCGGGAAATGCGCCAGCGAAGAGGGGCCACGTTAGAACGAGGCCATGTCTCCCCTCCCCCCCTGTGGGCTTTATCGCACCCGGCAGGCCCTCGGCTCACACATCCCCGAAGGACGCCTGGTCTACTTCCACAACCATGGAGACCCGGGGCCCGGGCTCTACCTGCCCAGTGGATGGAACCAGAACCGGGCCCAGTGGCACGCGCGGGGCACGACGCTGCCGGCCCCAGAATGGGCCGAGCACCTGGAGCCCCTCGTGAGCGAGGGCTTCTACCGGGTCCGTGAGTCCTTCTTCTGTTGTGAGAAGCACTGCCAGACCTTCGAGGAGGACCAGCTCGTGCAGCTCGGTTACAACGGCGCCGCCGAGCCCATTCTCTTCGTCCCCCAGTGGGGCGCCTCGGGGCTGGCCTTTCCCACCACGGGCACGCTCGTGGAGCGCAAGCGCCTGGACCGGCTCACCGCCCTCAAGGTGCCCCTGGCCTCCACCGAGGACGGCACGGCCCCCTTTCACTGAAGGAAGGCCCGCCCTCCGGACGAGGGCCTACTTCACCGGCGTCAGCGTCACCTGCGTCTCGCCCAGCAGCGTCCCGCGCTCATCCGTGAAGCGCGCCCGCACCTCCAGGGGCTGGGAGAGCCATCCGCCCTGCACCGGCGTGCTGTAGGCCAGGGGCACATCCACGCCCGGCGCCACCGGCACCGCGTCCCCCTCCCGCGGGAAGAACTGGAGCAGCTCCCCCGAGGGCGTCCGGCTGGCCACCGACAACCGCGCCTGCCCCGGCGCCGTGTAGCTGAACTGCACCGCCGCGCCCTCCGGACAGGCCAGCGCGCCCCCGGGCAAGGCTTCCCCGGCCACCTTGCCCTCGGGGGTAATGCAGAACGCACGCACCCCGAACGCCTGTCCACCGGCGCCCGCGCGCGCCTGCCACTCCGCCTCGCCGGTGCCGGGCTGCGCCCGGGGCAGCACCACCACGGCCACGGCCGCCGCCGCCGCCACGGGCAGCGCCAGCTTCCACCAGCTCCAGAACGGAGCACGCGCCGGCGCGGCGGCCTGCTCCGCGCCCTTCACGCGCGAGAGCACCTGCGCCTCCAGCAGACGCTCGCGGCCCACGGGCAACACGCGCTGCTCCAGCGCGGACTCCACGCGGGAGAGCTTCTCGTAGGCCGTGCCACACGCGGCACAGGCCTTCGCATGCGTGCGCAAGCGCGCGTGGCCTTCCGCGTCCAGCTCTCCTTGGAACAGCGCCTGGAGCGCTCTCTTCGCCTCCCCACTCTCGCACGTCATCCGTCCCCACTCCTCTTCAAGAAGCCCCAGCCTTTCGCCTGGACGCCTTGCAGGTACCCACGCTCCTGCAGAAACTCGAGCAGCCGCAGCTTGAGCCCTTTCTCCCTCCGGCGGACCTGGATGCGCGTGAGGCCCACCCGCTCCGCGGCGGTCTCCTGCGCCAGCCCTTCCGAGAACCGCAACTCGAACAGCGCCCGCTCCTGCTCGGAGAGCCCTTCCTTGAAGTCCTTCAGCAGCGCTTCGACCTCGCGGTCCTCCAGCATCTGCTCCAGGTTCTCCCCCGTGCCCTCGGCTCCCGACTCCCAGTCGAGCGCGCTGTCCTCGTGCTGAGGGCCCAGCCCCGCCACCACCTCGCGCGAGCGCAGCTCCTCGAGCACCACGTTGCGCGCGATGCCCATGAGGAACTGTCCATAAGGACGCACCCCGTCGTACGCCATCCGCGTCCGGGGCTCGAAGGCGCGGGCAAAGGTCTCCAACACCGTGTTCTCCACCTCGAGGGCACTTCGCAGGTGGGAGTAGCCCCTCCCCCGGAAGGCCGCGCCCCGCAGCATCCGGGCCAGCCCCTCGGAATGCGCGCGGAATACCTCCCCGAGCACGTCCGGTGCGCCCTCCCGGAAGCGCCGCAATCGCTCCTGGTCCCACTCCCACGCCATTTCAGCCACATACAGCGGCGTTCACCGGCCGTCACCTCTCCTTGTCAGAAGCCGGCCCGGCTGGATCGCCCCCCCCAAACATGGCACTCTGAATGCCCTGAAACCTGCCGTGGGGGCGCGGCCGGCCACCCCCCACTTTCGCGCCATGCACCTGTCCTATCGCCTCCTTGCGTCCCACTGCGTCATGCTGCTGTTGGGCGCGGGATGGATCCTTCCCGGGTCCGCCCGGGCCGAGGACCCTCAGCGAACCTCCTACACCCTCATCGTCGCCAACAACGCCAGCCTGGACCCGAAGCAGGCGGACCTGCGGTACGCGGACGACGATGGGGCCCGGTACTACGAGTTGCTCGCCCCCCAGTCCCAGCAGGCCGTGCTGCTGAGCGTGCTGGACGCGGAGACGCAGGAGCGGCACCCGGGGCTGGCCGCGCGCACCCGGCCGCCCACCCGGGCCGCCCTGCTGGAGGCCCTCCAGGGGCTCAACGCCCGCATGGCGGCCGACAAGGCGGCCGGGCGCATTCCGGTGCTCTACTTCATCTTCACCGGCCATGGGCAGCGCGGGGCCGCGGGCGAAGGCTCGGTGAGCCTGCTGGATGGCCCCTTCAGCCGCACGGACCTCTACAAGCAGGTGATTGCCCCCAGCACCGCGGGGCTGCTCCACCTCATCGTGGATGCGTGCGACTCGTACTTCTTCGTCAACTCGCGCGGCGCGCTGCCGGTGGGGCCCGCCCTGGGCGCGGCGGTGACGCAGCACCTGGCCGCGCGCGAGCTGGAGCGCTACCCCCACGTGGGCGTGGTGCTGTCCACCTCCAAGGCCCAGGAGAGCCACGAGTGGAGCGCCATCTCCGCGGGCGTCTTCAGCCACCAGGTGCGCTCGGCGCTGGCGGGCGCCGCGGACGTGAACGCGGATGGGCGCGTGGAGTACTCGGAGCTGATGGCCTTCATCGCCTCCGCCAGCCAGGGCGTGGAGGATGTGCGCGGCCGGCTGGACATCTTCGCGCGCCCGCCCCTGCTCGACCGCAGCGCGCCCCTGAGCGATCTCGCCCAGAAGTCGGGCCTGGGCTACCTGCTCATCCCCGAGGGGCAGGGCGGCAGGATGTGGGTCGAGGACACCCGGGGGGTGCGCCTGGCCGAGTTCCACAAGGAGCGCGAGCGCGCGCTGGTGCTGGGGCTGCCCGCCGGCCGGGGGTACTACCTGCGCACCCCGGGGCAGGAGGCCCGCTTCACCGTGGCGCAGGGGCGCGAGGTGGTGGACGCGGGCGGGCTCTCCTGGACGGCCCTGTCGGTCGCCAGCCGGGGCGCGCTGGAGGATGCCTTCCGGGACCACCTCTTCAGCGTGGCGTTCGGCCCGCGCTTCTACAGCGGATACGTGGCGAGCACCGGCGCGGCCCCCGTGACGCTCTACCCCGGGCCTGATCTCTCCCCATGACGGCCCTGTCGCTCGCGCTGCTGATGGCCCTGGCCTCCCAGCCCTCGATGCGGCCCTGCGAGGGCGAGCGCCTGGCGCTGATTCCCTTCGACACCGTGGCCGTGGCGCGCGCCGAGGCCCGGCGCACGGAGGAGGCGGTGCGGCGCGCGGTGGCCCGGACGGAGAACACGTGCCTGGAGCCGCGCCAGCGGACGGTGGAGGGGCTGCGGGCCCAGGGCAACCCCCTGAGCCCGTGCCTGAACGCGGCCTGCCGCACCGCCCAGGTGAAGCACTTCGGCGCGCAGTGGCTGGTGCGCGGGCGGGTGCTGGGCCTGGGCGGGGCGCGCTCCGTGGCGCTGGTGCTCGTGGGCCCGGATGGGCAGGAGCACCGGAGCGCCTTCACGCTCCCGGAGGAGGAAGCGGGCACCGAGCAGGCCGCCACGCAGGCCTTCGCCTCGCTCTGGGAGGGACGGCTGCCCGCGCAGCCCCAGGGCGTGGTGGTGGAGACGCGGCGGCGGCGGAGCGCCTGGCCCAAGGTCATGCTGGGCGCGGGGGCCGCGGCCCTGGTGGCGGGGGTGGGCTTTGGCCTGGCGGCGCGCGCCACGGAGAACCGCCTCTCCGAGGGCACCGGCGGCTGCACGGGCGAGGGCGAGGCCCTGCGGAGCTGCTTCGCGGACGGGCTGCGCAAGGGCAAGCAGCAGAGCCGCCTCGCCAACGGCCTGATGGGGGCGGGCGCGGTGCTGGGCGCGGGCGGCGCCCTGCTTTTCGTCTGGGAGTTGCCATGAACCTGCGCTGGAGCCTCCTGGGGTGGGTGGTGCTCTGCGGGCTGGGCGCGACGGCCTGCCTGTTCGATCCCAACCTCTCCCGCTTCGAGCGGTGCGGCACCAACGGCACCTGCCGCAGCGGCTACACCTGCTTCACGGACGAGGCCGTCTGCCTGCCGGACTGTGGCGTCCAGGGGGCGTGCGAAGTCGCGGACCCGCCCCCCGGGGAGGAGCCGGACGGCGGACCGCTCCCGGACGGAGGGGCCCCCACGGATGGCGGACTTCCGCCGGACGGAGGCGAAGACGCGGGCATTCCCACGCGCAAGCCCCTGCGTTGGGTGACGCAGAGCCTGAGCCTGGCCACCGAGGCAACGCCGTACGCCCAGGTGCTGGAAGTGGAAGGGGGCGTGCCGCCCTACACGTTCCGGACCGTGGGCAGCTTGCCCCCGGGGTTCAAGCTCAGACAGAACGTCCTCGAAGCGGAGGACAAGCACTCGGCGGGCGTCTTCGACGTGGCGCTGGAGGTGAAGGACTCGGCCACGCCCCCCGCGACGCTCCGGAAAGAGGATTTCATCCTGACCGTGCGGACCCTGCTGCGGCTGGCGGGGCCGGTCACCCTCGTGAATGGCTACAGCGGCATCGCCTACACAGAGCGCGTGTACGCCACGGGAGGCGTCGCGCCCTATGTCTTCAAGATGGAGAGCGGCAGCGCGCTTCCCCCCGCGCTGTCACTTCAAGACGGTGGCACCCTCTCGGGAACCCCCAACAGCACCACGGGGGTGAAGTCCTACCGGGTGCGGGTCACCGACTCGGGAAATCCCCCGCAGATCGCCATCCGGGACCTCTCCCTCGACGTCGCGATACCGCCCATCGCGCTTCTGAGGGAGATCGCCACCCAGTCCCTGCCCGATGGGCGGGTGGGGACGCCGTACCACTACGTGCTCAAGGCCTCGGACGGGATGCCCACCTGGTCCGTGTCGAAGGGCACCTTGCCCAGCGGCCTCCGGTTGAATTCCTCCACGGGGCTCCTGGAGGGCACGCCGGACAAGGCCGGCACCGAGATCTTCACCCTCTCGACGAGCGGCCTGTTCGTGCAGAACCGCGAGTTCCGAATCACCGTGTACTGAGGCCGCGCGGCGCTCAGGCCTGGCCCACCGGGGGGCGGAACACCCGGAGCAGGTGGTGGGCCAGCACCTCGCCCACCGCCTGCTTCAGCGCGCTCAGGAGCCGGTGCAGCCCCTCGGCCGAGTCATCCCTCACCTCCAGCACCCGCTCGTGGCTCCCATCGAAGATGCGCAGGCTGCCGGGGATGAGCGCGATGACGGCTTGCGCGGGGTAGCGCTTGCGCAGCAGGGCCAGGAACAGCGGGTGGTCCTCATCGGGCCTTCGCAAGTCCACCACCACGACGGACGGGGGCGTGGAGGCCAGGGAGGCCAGCGCCGCGTCGGCGTCCTCGGCGGCGCCCACGGCGAGCTCCGGCTCCGAGAGGAAGCGCAGGAGCAGTTCGCGCGAGGCGCGGTGAGGGCTGACGATGAGGACATGCCGCATGGGCCTGGGCAGGTATCCGAAGCCCTGGAGCGCGGCAAGCCCGCCCTTCAGTTCTCCGGCAAGCCCGTCCGCTCGGCAACGGGGGGCTCCAGCTCCGGGGCACGCAGCGGGCGGGCCACGGTGTCCAGCGTGGGCAGCACGGGCACATCCTCGCCCGTGGCGGCGCCCAGCTCCTTGAAGCGCCGGGCCCCGGGCAGCACGCGCACCTCCAGCGAGCCCACGGTGGTGTTGTACGCATCCACGGCGCGGTCCAGGTTGCGGCCCAGGTCGCCGAAGTGGCGCGCCAGCGTGCGAATCCGGTCATACAGCGAGCGGCCCAGCTCGCGGATGTCATGGGCGTTGCGCGCCACGTTCTCCTGGCTCCACCCATAAGCCACCGCGCGAAGCAGGGCGATGAGGGTGGTGGGCGTGGCGAGAATGACCCGCCGGTCCACCCCTGCCTCGATGAGGGCCGGGTCCTGCTCCAGCGCGGCGCTGAAGAACGTCTCCCCCGGCAGGAACATCACCACGAACTCCGGCGCGGAGGGGAATTGCTCCCAGTAGGCCTTGTCCCCCAGCGCCTTGAGGTGGGCGCGCGTCTGCGCGGCGTGCTCGCGCAGCTTCACCAGGCGGGCGCCCTCGTCGCGCAGATCCAGCGCCTCCAGGTACGCCTGGAGCGGGGCCTTGGAGTCCACCACCACGCTCTTGTTGCCGGGCAGGCGCACCACCATGTCCGGGCGCAGGCGCCCGCGCTCGTTCGTGACGGTCTCCTGCTGGACGAAGTCACAGCACTCCACCATGCCGGCCAGCTCCACCACGCGCCGCAGCTGAATCTCCCCCCACCGCCCGCGCACGGTGGGGGCGCGCAGGGCGCCCACGAGGCTGGCCGTCTCGGCGCGCAGGGCCTCCTGGGTGGAGGCGAGGGACTGGAGCTGCTGGGCCAGCCCCCCGTAGGCCTGGGCCCGCGCCTGCTCCAGCTGGTTCACCTGCGCATCCACCTTCTCCAGGGACTCGCGCAGGGGCTTCACCATCGCCTCGATGGAGCGCTCGCGCTGGGTGAGGTCCGCGCGGGCCCCCTCCTGGAAGCGCGAGAGCTGGAGCTGGGCCATCTCCAGGAAGGACTGGCTGTTCATCCGCAGCGCGTCCGCGGAGAGCGCCTTGAAGGACTGGGCCAGCGCGTCCCGGGCCTCGGTGAGCAGCGCCAGCTTCTCCTCCATGGCGCGGCGCTCCTCGTCCGTGGCGGACTGGAGCGCGGACAGCCGCACCTCCAGCCCCGTGCGGACCTCCTGGAGCTGCCGGACCCGGAGCCGCTCGGCATCCAGCGCCCGGCGCAGCTCCTGAAGCTCCCCTTCCCGGCCGCGCAGCCGCTCGGCCAGGGTGGCCCGTTCGGCCTCGCCCTCCATGCGGACGAGGCGCGTCTCGTGCTGGAGCCGCCCCTGGAGGAGCAGCCACGTCAGACCGGCGCCGAGCAGGCTTCCGGCGAGGAGCAGGACGAGGGCAAGAGCGAGGGCCATGGAGGGCACGGCCCCTAGCACACCCCTCTGACATGCCCGGCGGGGGGCCCTGTCGGGGTGGCGCCAGGAAGGGCGACAGGCTACTCAACAGGTCCTACCGATGACGACCGAGCTTCACTTCGACTGCGGCACCCTGGTGGCCCCGGCCCTGCCGGAGGACGGGCCCCTGCGCGCGCTCTTCCAGAAGGACGGGCGCACGGGGGTGTTCCGGGCGGCGGCCTGGCGCTACCGGGAGGTGGTGCTGCGGCTGCGCGAGCTGGAGGCCCCTTATCAGGACAAAGCCCGGCGCTTCGAGCCGCTGGAGGTGGCGCTCACCACGCCCATCGAGCCCTTTCCGCACCAGCGCGAGGCGCTCGAGGCCTGGACGCAGGCCGGAGGCCGGGGGCTGGTGGAGCTGCCCACGGGGGCGGGAAAAACCCTGCTGGCGGTGCTGGCCATCGCCCAGGTGAAGCGGCCCACGCTGGTGGTGGTGCCCACGCTGGACTTGATGGCGCAGTGGCAGTCGGTGCTGGCCCGGCACCTGGGCGTACCCGTGGGGCTCCTGGGCGGCGGGGTGAACGACCGGCAGCCGCTGACGGTGACGACGTACGACTCGGCGATGGCGCAGACGGAGTTCCACGGCAACCGGTTCGGCCTGCTCATCTGCGACGAGTGCCACCACCTGCCCGCGCCCAGCTACCGCTTCATCGCGGAGGGCTCGCTGGCCCCGTACCGGCTGGGCCTGTCCGCCACGCTGGAGCGCGCGGACGGGGGCGAGCGCGTGTGCGAGGAGCTGCTGGGCCCCCGCGTGTACCGGGCGGACATCCGCGAGCTGCAGGGCCGCTACCTCGCGCCGTACGAGGTGCGCCGCATCGAGGTGCCCCTGTCTCCGGACGAGAAGGCCCGGTACGACGAGGCCCGGGCGCGCTACCTGGGCTTCGTGCGCAAGAACGGCATCGCGCTGAGCGCCCCGGAGGGCTGGGCGCGCTTCCTGGCGCAGAGCCAGCGCAGCGACGAGGGGCGCGCGGCCTACCGGGGCTACCGGGAGCAGCGGCGCATCGCGCTGACGTCGGCCGCCAAGATGGAGGTGCTGTGGCGGCTGCTGCTGGAGCACCGCGAGGACCGGGTGCTCGTCTTCACCGACGACAACGAGACGGTGTACACGCTGGCGCGAAAGCTCCTGCTGCCCGTCATCACCCACCACACGCCCGTGCCCGAGCGCAAGGCGCTCCTCTCGGCCTTCGCGAGCGGGGAGCTGCCGGTGCTGCTCACCTCGCGCGTGCTCAACGAGGGGGTGGACGTGCCCGAGGCGCGCGTGGGGGTGGTGCTCAGCGGCAGCGGCAGCGTGCGCGAGCACGTGCAGCGGCTGGGCCGCATCCTGCGCCAGCGGCCGGGAAAACGCGCCCTGCTGTACGAGGTGTGCTCGGCGCAGACGGCGGAGAGCGGCATCAGCGAGCGGCGGCGGCAGCACAGCGCCTACCAGGACGGTGAGCCGTGCTGACCCGGGACCTGCTGCTGTTCCGCGTGCGCGAGGGCAAGCTGCGCCCCTCCTTCATCAAGCGGGAGGACCCGGAGCTGCTCGCCCTGGCCACGGAGCTGGTGGCCGAGGTGGAGCACGCCCGGGGCCAGATGCGGGATGACGTGGAGGAGACCCTCTCCCTGCGCGCGGGCGCCTTCGCGCGGCCAAAGATTGCCCGGGGCCTGGTGAAGCTGCTGCTGGACCGGGCGCTGTTCGACGAGGCCACCGAGGGGGCCTCGTCGGTGCGCTGGGAGCGCTTCCAGACCGCCGCCCAGGTGCTGCGGACGCTCTCCCCCGGGACGGCGGTGGAGGCCTACGAGGCCCGGCTCGCGGAGGCCCTGCCCGCGCCCCTGGAGGAGGTCCGCGAGGCGCTCTACGCGGACCTGCCGGGCTCCCGGCGGCTGCTCGGCTGGGAGGCCCTCACGCCCCCGGAGCTGCTGGACCGGTACAACCTGGCGCTGGCCCAGGGGCCCCTGCTGGGCGCGCGGCGGCTCACCCTGCGGGCCCGTGCCCCCGCGCTGCTGCGGGTGCGCAAGGTGCTGCGGTGGCTGAAGTTCTGCCGGCTGGTGGCGGAGGTGCGCAAGGAGGGCGACGACTGGGCGCTGGAGGTGGAGGGGCCCGGGGCGCTGCTGTCCCTGCAGAAGAAGTACGGGCTGCAGCTCGCCAGCTTCCTGTCGGTGGTGCCGGTGCTGGAGCGCTGGGAGCTGACCGCGGAGGTGGAGACC from Stigmatella aurantiaca encodes the following:
- a CDS encoding DUF790 family protein, producing MLTRDLLLFRVREGKLRPSFIKREDPELLALATELVAEVEHARGQMRDDVEETLSLRAGAFARPKIARGLVKLLLDRALFDEATEGASSVRWERFQTAAQVLRTLSPGTAVEAYEARLAEALPAPLEEVREALYADLPGSRRLLGWEALTPPELLDRYNLALAQGPLLGARRLTLRARAPALLRVRKVLRWLKFCRLVAEVRKEGDDWALEVEGPGALLSLQKKYGLQLASFLSVVPVLERWELTAEVETHARRRAVLVLDQRDPLVSPHPAALGHIPPEVATLAQGFEDAEWAMDLTPLPRHTGAAGLCVPDLTFRHQKTGHEVALELFHAWHAGPLARRLAELRSRPDPRLLLGVDRALARAGDPGELEAHPQVMLFNGFPSARRLRERLARLAEG
- a CDS encoding RNA polymerase sigma factor encodes the protein MAWEWDQERLRRFREGAPDVLGEVFRAHSEGLARMLRGAAFRGRGYSHLRSALEVENTVLETFARAFEPRTRMAYDGVRPYGQFLMGIARNVVLEELRSREVVAGLGPQHEDSALDWESGAEGTGENLEQMLEDREVEALLKDFKEGLSEQERALFELRFSEGLAQETAAERVGLTRIQVRRREKGLKLRLLEFLQERGYLQGVQAKGWGFLKRSGDG
- a CDS encoding Ig domain-containing protein, with translation MNLRWSLLGWVVLCGLGATACLFDPNLSRFERCGTNGTCRSGYTCFTDEAVCLPDCGVQGACEVADPPPGEEPDGGPLPDGGAPTDGGLPPDGGEDAGIPTRKPLRWVTQSLSLATEATPYAQVLEVEGGVPPYTFRTVGSLPPGFKLRQNVLEAEDKHSAGVFDVALEVKDSATPPATLRKEDFILTVRTLLRLAGPVTLVNGYSGIAYTERVYATGGVAPYVFKMESGSALPPALSLQDGGTLSGTPNSTTGVKSYRVRVTDSGNPPQIAIRDLSLDVAIPPIALLREIATQSLPDGRVGTPYHYVLKASDGMPTWSVSKGTLPSGLRLNSSTGLLEGTPDKAGTEIFTLSTSGLFVQNREFRITVY
- a CDS encoding DEAD/DEAH box helicase family protein gives rise to the protein MTTELHFDCGTLVAPALPEDGPLRALFQKDGRTGVFRAAAWRYREVVLRLRELEAPYQDKARRFEPLEVALTTPIEPFPHQREALEAWTQAGGRGLVELPTGAGKTLLAVLAIAQVKRPTLVVVPTLDLMAQWQSVLARHLGVPVGLLGGGVNDRQPLTVTTYDSAMAQTEFHGNRFGLLICDECHHLPAPSYRFIAEGSLAPYRLGLSATLERADGGERVCEELLGPRVYRADIRELQGRYLAPYEVRRIEVPLSPDEKARYDEARARYLGFVRKNGIALSAPEGWARFLAQSQRSDEGRAAYRGYREQRRIALTSAAKMEVLWRLLLEHREDRVLVFTDDNETVYTLARKLLLPVITHHTPVPERKALLSAFASGELPVLLTSRVLNEGVDVPEARVGVVLSGSGSVREHVQRLGRILRQRPGKRALLYEVCSAQTAESGISERRRQHSAYQDGEPC
- a CDS encoding zf-HC2 domain-containing protein, with the translated sequence MTCESGEAKRALQALFQGELDAEGHARLRTHAKACAACGTAYEKLSRVESALEQRVLPVGRERLLEAQVLSRVKGAEQAAAPARAPFWSWWKLALPVAAAAAVAVVVLPRAQPGTGEAEWQARAGAGGQAFGVRAFCITPEGKVAGEALPGGALACPEGAAVQFSYTAPGQARLSVASRTPSGELLQFFPREGDAVPVAPGVDVPLAYSTPVQGGWLSQPLEVRARFTDERGTLLGETQVTLTPVK
- a CDS encoding response regulator, whose amino-acid sequence is MRHVLIVSPHRASRELLLRFLSEPELAVGAAEDADAALASLASTPPSVVVVDLRRPDEDHPLFLALLRKRYPAQAVIALIPGSLRIFDGSHERVLEVRDDSAEGLHRLLSALKQAVGEVLAHHLLRVFRPPVGQA
- the rmuC gene encoding DNA recombination protein RmuC codes for the protein MALALALVLLLAGSLLGAGLTWLLLQGRLQHETRLVRMEGEAERATLAERLRGREGELQELRRALDAERLRVRQLQEVRTGLEVRLSALQSATDEERRAMEEKLALLTEARDALAQSFKALSADALRMNSQSFLEMAQLQLSRFQEGARADLTQRERSIEAMVKPLRESLEKVDAQVNQLEQARAQAYGGLAQQLQSLASTQEALRAETASLVGALRAPTVRGRWGEIQLRRVVELAGMVECCDFVQQETVTNERGRLRPDMVVRLPGNKSVVVDSKAPLQAYLEALDLRDEGARLVKLREHAAQTRAHLKALGDKAYWEQFPSAPEFVVMFLPGETFFSAALEQDPALIEAGVDRRVILATPTTLIALLRAVAYGWSQENVARNAHDIRELGRSLYDRIRTLARHFGDLGRNLDRAVDAYNTTVGSLEVRVLPGARRFKELGAATGEDVPVLPTLDTVARPLRAPELEPPVAERTGLPEN